From Sphingomonas nostoxanthinifaciens, a single genomic window includes:
- a CDS encoding TonB-dependent receptor domain-containing protein: protein MKSGTAMLALAGLAGLTSQAQAQVAPGAAEPAPQQAPAIATPPAEATPAATAPAADIVVTGSRLTSRGFEAPTPVTVVDQQDVKLSGTQNIETLLGSSPQFVGSQLSGPTANTVPAGVATLNLRGFGDQRNLVLVNGRRFAISGPQQTTDVNAIPSALIKRTEVVTGGSSAVYGSDAISGVVNFIMRDDFQGLEVDAQNNVDQHTGTPNYTVDVTAGRNFDGGRGNITLSFDYLNRGGYTRGERGGWATPSLADGCVTSSSWSRSRAGTPLAIPSGSTCLGAGGRPGLIFSGSGTTPDGRIANIPTVGSSTSTAALNAALTNAGLGGITSRGFTFNDAGTTARPAVTPGDDYDLGPQAYMIVPQRRLLGNVFAHYDFSDAATLYVEGTIGNNQVRAQLPSTGVSGNFLVNTNNPYLSPQLQAVLRALDARETGTTTVTNGTSTVSTTPNDGLAVLNINRRVNEIGLRTNLSDIMTYRGAAGLRGRIGSVSDHFLSNLRYDVYYSYARTVQTDTADGAVSLSAFQNGILSQNGAAPLLNIFGANISAAGAAAIDARTRNVTTSTQQVAAGNITGELFQLPAGPVDFNAGVEWRRSAASFAPDARLASGDLSGFNASLPTSGHETAREVFGEVRVPILAHRPMFERLNVNGAFRYSNYDLSGVGGVWTYSGGVEYAPVRDITFRGQYQRSIRAPNVGELFGGNTTTGPTLTDPCSSRQPTSQQTSAVRAVCAATGVPANLIFTSEVQPNQFIFAVGGGNPNIGPEKSNTYTGGLVLTPSFLRGFAFSADYFNIDLKGAIAPLGGSPQNVLNLCYNVVQSASSPFCRAITRDPLTGQIAAPGYITATNANTGALKTSGVDFEGSYNFRTAWGLGDAGSRFEIGTDITWTRAFTSVPVAALPTSNECVGSYGQTCGQPIPEWKGTTRFTWKSGPLALSLRHRFIGAVTVDTYILPLRSGGTVPDKASLTNPTIPTQHYFDLSTAIDITRSLQLTAGVNNIADRDPPIVGSAAPSDNTFAATYDIGGRTFFFGVTAKF, encoded by the coding sequence ATGAAGTCGGGAACCGCGATGCTCGCGCTTGCGGGGCTCGCCGGTCTGACAAGTCAGGCACAGGCGCAGGTCGCGCCCGGCGCCGCCGAGCCCGCACCGCAGCAGGCGCCTGCCATCGCAACGCCACCCGCCGAGGCCACGCCCGCAGCCACCGCGCCTGCCGCCGACATCGTCGTCACGGGCTCGCGCCTCACCTCGCGCGGGTTCGAGGCACCGACGCCAGTGACGGTGGTCGACCAGCAGGACGTCAAGCTGTCCGGCACGCAGAATATCGAGACATTGCTCGGCAGCTCGCCGCAATTCGTCGGCTCGCAGCTCAGCGGCCCGACTGCGAACACCGTGCCCGCCGGCGTGGCGACGCTGAACCTGCGCGGCTTCGGCGACCAGCGTAACCTCGTGCTGGTCAACGGACGCCGCTTCGCCATTTCCGGCCCGCAGCAGACCACCGACGTCAATGCCATCCCGTCGGCGCTTATCAAGCGGACCGAGGTGGTGACCGGCGGCTCGTCGGCCGTCTACGGCTCGGACGCGATCTCGGGCGTGGTCAACTTCATCATGCGCGACGATTTCCAGGGGCTGGAGGTCGATGCGCAGAATAATGTCGACCAGCATACCGGAACCCCGAACTACACCGTCGACGTCACCGCCGGCCGCAATTTCGACGGCGGCCGCGGCAACATCACCCTCTCCTTCGATTATCTCAACCGTGGCGGCTATACACGCGGCGAACGCGGCGGCTGGGCGACACCGTCGCTCGCCGATGGCTGCGTCACCTCCAGCTCGTGGAGCCGCAGCCGCGCCGGCACGCCGCTCGCCATTCCGTCGGGCTCGACCTGCCTCGGCGCGGGCGGGCGCCCCGGCCTGATCTTCAGCGGCAGCGGCACCACCCCCGACGGCCGCATCGCCAACATCCCGACCGTCGGCTCGTCCACCTCGACCGCGGCGCTCAACGCGGCGTTGACCAATGCCGGGCTCGGCGGGATCACGTCGCGCGGCTTCACCTTCAACGATGCCGGCACGACGGCGCGGCCCGCCGTCACGCCGGGCGACGATTACGATCTCGGCCCGCAGGCCTATATGATCGTGCCGCAGCGCCGCCTGCTCGGCAACGTCTTCGCGCATTACGATTTCTCCGATGCCGCGACGCTGTATGTCGAGGGCACGATCGGCAACAACCAGGTGCGCGCGCAATTGCCGTCGACCGGCGTCAGCGGCAACTTCCTGGTCAATACCAACAATCCCTATCTCTCGCCGCAGCTGCAGGCCGTGCTGCGCGCGCTGGATGCGCGCGAAACCGGCACCACCACCGTCACCAACGGCACCAGCACGGTCTCGACCACGCCCAATGACGGGCTGGCGGTGCTCAACATCAACCGGCGCGTGAACGAGATCGGCCTGCGCACCAACCTGTCCGACATCATGACCTATCGCGGCGCGGCCGGCCTGCGCGGCCGCATCGGCAGCGTGTCCGATCATTTCCTCTCCAACCTGCGCTACGACGTCTATTACAGCTATGCGCGCACGGTGCAGACCGACACCGCCGACGGCGCGGTCTCGCTCAGCGCGTTTCAGAACGGCATCCTGTCGCAGAATGGCGCCGCGCCGCTGCTCAACATCTTCGGCGCGAACATCAGCGCAGCGGGTGCGGCCGCGATCGATGCGCGCACGCGCAACGTCACCACCTCGACCCAGCAGGTCGCCGCGGGCAACATCACTGGCGAGCTGTTCCAGCTTCCCGCCGGCCCGGTCGACTTCAATGCGGGCGTCGAGTGGCGCCGCTCGGCCGCCAGCTTCGCGCCCGATGCGCGGCTGGCGTCGGGCGACCTGTCCGGCTTCAACGCATCGCTGCCCACCTCAGGCCACGAGACCGCCCGCGAAGTGTTCGGCGAAGTGCGCGTGCCGATCCTCGCGCACCGCCCGATGTTCGAGCGGCTCAACGTCAACGGCGCGTTCCGTTATTCCAATTACGATCTGTCAGGCGTCGGCGGCGTGTGGACCTATTCGGGCGGCGTCGAATATGCGCCGGTGCGCGACATCACCTTCCGCGGCCAGTATCAGCGCTCGATCCGCGCACCTAATGTGGGCGAGCTGTTCGGCGGCAACACCACCACCGGCCCGACGCTGACCGATCCCTGCTCCAGCCGCCAGCCGACCTCGCAGCAGACCTCGGCGGTGCGCGCCGTCTGCGCCGCGACCGGCGTGCCGGCGAACCTGATCTTCACCTCCGAAGTGCAGCCCAACCAGTTCATCTTCGCGGTGGGCGGCGGCAATCCGAACATCGGCCCGGAAAAGTCGAACACCTATACCGGCGGCCTGGTGCTGACCCCCAGCTTCCTGCGCGGTTTCGCCTTCAGCGCCGACTATTTCAACATCGACCTGAAGGGCGCGATCGCGCCGCTGGGCGGCAGCCCGCAGAACGTGCTCAACCTCTGCTACAACGTCGTCCAGAGCGCGAGCAGCCCGTTCTGCCGCGCGATCACGCGCGATCCGCTGACCGGGCAGATCGCCGCGCCGGGCTACATCACCGCCACCAACGCCAATACCGGCGCGCTCAAGACGTCGGGCGTGGATTTCGAGGGCAGCTACAATTTCCGCACCGCCTGGGGCCTGGGCGATGCCGGCAGCCGCTTCGAGATCGGCACCGACATCACTTGGACGCGCGCCTTCACCAGCGTGCCGGTGGCCGCGCTGCCGACCAGCAACGAATGCGTCGGCTCGTACGGCCAGACCTGCGGCCAGCCGATCCCCGAGTGGAAGGGAACGACGCGCTTCACCTGGAAATCGGGCCCGCTGGCGCTGAGCCTGCGCCATCGCTTCATCGGCGCGGTGACGGTCGACACCTACATCCTGCCGTTGCGCTCGGGCGGCACGGTGCCCGACAAGGCATCGCTCACCAACCCGACCATTCCCACGCAGCATTATTTCGATCTCTCGACCGCGATCGACATCACCAGGTCGCTGCAGCTGACGGCGGGCGTGAACAACATCGCCGATCGCGATCCGCCGATCGTCGGTTCGGCAGCGCCGTCGGACAACACCTTCGCCGCCACCTACGATATCGGCGGCCGCACCTTCTTCTTCGGCGTCACCGCGAAATTCTGA
- a CDS encoding glycoside hydrolase family 43 protein, translating to MARGLAGALALASALVPGGGGAAADYANPILFADYSDPDVIRVGRDFYLVASSFHFSPGLPVLKSRDLVHWTIAGHVLPRLPFADAYDMVPPFTLTDAVSKPVGAGLRYARGVWAPAIRFHAGRYYVYWPTPDEGAYMATATRPEGPWSAPVRVLAGPGYEDPCPFWDDDGTAWLIHGKVGAGPLILHRMSADGTRVLDEGRTIVDDPKDLPVLEGPKLLKRNGYYYIWAPFGGVETGAQVVLRARTIAGPYERRVVLAPGTTAVQGPHQGGYVETPSGQGWFVHFNSTGAFGRIAYLEPVHWQDDWPLVGDPIPGRPGTGQPVAQHVVPDVPPAPASIATSDDFAGARLGMQWEWNHNPDDRMWSLAERPGWLRLHATPAQALVTAHNTLTQILWGPSSRITARFDLARMADGQRAGLAMFQARPVWIGSVRAGGVTRVTLSIAGEERSGPIVAGNDLRLRVTVGADQQAAFAYSIDRGRSFVAFGAPQPLHFAWWKGARPALFSYSTAPTPAGAVDIDWVRVERPVR from the coding sequence ATGGCGCGAGGCCTGGCGGGCGCGCTCGCGCTTGCCTCGGCGCTCGTGCCGGGTGGGGGGGGCGCCGCCGCCGATTATGCCAACCCGATCCTGTTCGCGGACTATTCCGATCCCGACGTGATCCGCGTCGGGCGCGATTTCTATCTGGTCGCGTCGAGCTTCCACTTCTCGCCCGGCCTGCCGGTGCTGAAGTCGCGCGATCTGGTCCACTGGACGATCGCCGGCCACGTGCTGCCGCGCCTGCCGTTCGCCGACGCCTACGACATGGTGCCGCCGTTCACGTTGACCGATGCGGTGTCGAAGCCGGTGGGGGCGGGGCTGCGCTATGCGCGCGGCGTATGGGCGCCGGCGATCCGTTTCCACGCCGGCCGTTACTACGTCTATTGGCCGACGCCCGACGAAGGCGCGTACATGGCGACCGCGACGCGGCCCGAGGGGCCGTGGAGCGCGCCGGTGCGCGTGCTGGCCGGTCCGGGCTATGAGGATCCATGCCCGTTCTGGGACGATGACGGCACCGCCTGGCTGATCCACGGCAAGGTCGGCGCGGGGCCGCTGATCCTGCACCGGATGAGCGCCGACGGCACGCGCGTGCTGGACGAAGGCCGCACGATCGTCGACGATCCCAAGGATCTGCCGGTGCTCGAAGGGCCGAAGCTGCTGAAGCGCAACGGCTATTATTATATCTGGGCGCCGTTCGGCGGGGTCGAGACCGGCGCGCAGGTGGTGCTGCGCGCGCGGACGATCGCCGGGCCGTACGAGCGGCGCGTCGTCCTCGCGCCCGGTACGACCGCGGTGCAGGGGCCGCATCAGGGCGGCTATGTCGAGACGCCGTCGGGGCAGGGCTGGTTCGTCCATTTCAACAGCACCGGCGCCTTCGGCCGCATCGCCTATCTCGAGCCGGTGCATTGGCAGGACGATTGGCCGCTCGTCGGCGATCCGATCCCCGGCCGGCCCGGCACCGGCCAGCCGGTGGCGCAGCACGTCGTGCCCGACGTGCCGCCCGCGCCGGCGTCGATCGCGACCAGCGACGACTTCGCGGGGGCGCGGCTGGGGATGCAGTGGGAGTGGAACCACAATCCCGACGATCGCATGTGGAGCCTCGCCGAGCGGCCCGGCTGGCTGCGGCTGCACGCCACCCCGGCGCAGGCGCTCGTCACCGCACACAACACGCTGACGCAGATATTGTGGGGGCCGTCGTCGCGCATCACCGCGCGCTTCGATCTCGCGCGCATGGCCGACGGGCAGCGCGCCGGGCTGGCGATGTTCCAGGCGCGCCCGGTTTGGATCGGCTCGGTGCGCGCGGGCGGCGTCACGCGCGTGACGCTCTCGATCGCGGGCGAGGAGCGATCGGGGCCGATCGTCGCGGGCAACGACCTGCGCCTGCGCGTGACCGTCGGCGCCGATCAGCAGGCAGCGTTCGCCTACAGCATCGATCGCGGCCGGAGCTTCGTCGCGTTCGGCGCGCCGCAGCCATTGCACTTCGCGTGGTGGAAGGGCGCGCGGCCGGCCTTGTTCAGCTATTCGACCGCGCCGACCCCGGCGGGCGCGGTCGACATCGACTGGGTGCGGGTGGAGCGGCCGGTGCGCTGA
- a CDS encoding endo-1,4-beta-xylanase, producing the protein MTAAMPFDRRAFIAGAGAIACAGAARAVPGDASLDALARAKGMRFGTCLGAGQAGTPTGGFADPAYLTLIAGQCGLIVPENEMKWGVLRPSADRFDFAPADRLVAWATQHGLGVRGHNLLWQNRRWTPAWLEAHDFGSAPRVAGERMLRAHVETVAKRYAGTVRSFDVVNEAIDEKTGAYRETNLSHAIGGTVETIALAFHTARAAAPHAQLVYNDYMSWDASSATHRAAVLTLLETLKAQNVPVDALGIQGHIGSNGAGAATTLGAQVDEWRRFLDRVTATGLGLLVSEFDVNDKGLPADVAVRDRAVADLARSYLDVTLAYAQVDTLMCWGLGDRYSWLQTTSPRVDNLPKRPLPYDDALRAKPLRAAIAAALAAAPQRTGRSTRTQSMSTAPAGVGAVE; encoded by the coding sequence GTGACCGCGGCGATGCCGTTCGACCGGCGCGCCTTCATCGCCGGCGCCGGGGCGATTGCGTGTGCCGGTGCGGCACGCGCCGTTCCGGGAGATGCATCGCTCGACGCGCTGGCACGCGCCAAAGGGATGCGCTTCGGCACCTGCCTCGGCGCGGGGCAGGCGGGAACGCCGACCGGCGGCTTCGCCGACCCGGCCTATCTCACGCTGATCGCCGGGCAGTGCGGGCTGATCGTCCCCGAGAACGAGATGAAGTGGGGCGTGCTGCGCCCCTCGGCCGACCGCTTCGACTTCGCCCCCGCCGACCGGCTGGTCGCGTGGGCGACGCAGCACGGGCTGGGCGTGCGAGGCCACAATCTGCTGTGGCAGAACCGGCGCTGGACGCCGGCCTGGCTGGAGGCGCATGATTTCGGCAGCGCGCCGCGCGTGGCGGGCGAACGGATGCTGCGCGCGCATGTCGAGACGGTCGCGAAGCGCTATGCCGGCACCGTCCGCAGCTTCGACGTCGTCAACGAGGCGATCGACGAGAAGACCGGCGCCTATCGCGAGACCAATTTGTCGCACGCGATCGGCGGCACGGTCGAGACGATCGCGCTCGCCTTCCACACCGCGCGCGCCGCCGCGCCGCACGCCCAGCTCGTCTATAACGATTATATGAGCTGGGACGCGTCGAGCGCGACGCATCGCGCCGCGGTGCTTACGTTGCTGGAGACGCTGAAGGCGCAGAACGTGCCGGTCGATGCGCTCGGTATCCAGGGGCATATCGGCAGCAACGGCGCGGGCGCCGCGACGACGCTCGGTGCGCAGGTGGACGAATGGCGACGCTTCCTCGACCGGGTGACGGCGACGGGCCTCGGCCTGCTCGTCTCGGAATTCGACGTGAACGACAAGGGGCTGCCTGCCGATGTCGCGGTGCGCGATCGGGCGGTCGCCGATCTCGCGCGATCCTATCTCGACGTCACGCTCGCTTATGCGCAGGTGGATACGCTGATGTGCTGGGGGCTGGGCGATCGCTATAGCTGGCTCCAGACGACCTCGCCGCGCGTCGACAATCTGCCCAAGCGGCCTTTGCCCTATGACGATGCGCTTCGTGCCAAGCCGCTGCGCGCGGCGATCGCGGCGGCGCTGGCGGCAGCGCCTCAGCGCACCGGCCGCTCCACCCGCACCCAGTCGATGTCGACCGCGCCCGCCGGGGTCGGCGCGGTCGAATAG
- the uxaC gene encoding glucuronate isomerase, with the protein MAAPLRLDPDRLFPVEERTRGIARALYASVATLPIVSPHGHTDPRWFAYDEPWNNASELLLQPDHYLFRMLYSQGVRLEDLGVPAHGAPGAADPSAAWRIFAERQHLFRGTPSRIWLDHVFAEVFGFDVSLAADTADLYFDRIGELLATPAFRPRALYERFNIELIATTEGAHDTLEHHAAIVASGWKGRVVTAYRPDAVIDPEHEEFRAALARFAELTGADIGSWQGYLAAHRSRRQDFIAAGATSTDHGHPTAATANLSTSEAEALFAKVMHGDWTPADAELFRAQMLTEMARMSLDDGLVMQIHPGAVRNHNRGLHAAFGRDKGADIPMRTDYVHALKPLLDAFGNEAGLSIILFTLDETVYARELAPLAGHYPCLKLGPAWWFHDSPEGMRRFREMTTETAGFYNTVGFNDDTRAFLSIPARHDVARRVDSGFLARLVAEGRMAEGEAAELIVDLTYNLVRKAYRLDEPATGTGPTPALRKVA; encoded by the coding sequence GTGGCCGCTCCCCTTCGCCTTGATCCCGACCGCCTTTTTCCCGTCGAGGAGCGCACCCGTGGCATTGCGCGCGCGCTCTATGCCAGCGTCGCCACGCTGCCGATCGTCAGCCCGCACGGCCACACCGATCCGCGCTGGTTCGCCTATGACGAGCCGTGGAACAACGCGTCCGAGCTGCTGCTGCAGCCCGACCATTATCTGTTCCGGATGCTCTACAGCCAGGGCGTGCGGCTCGAGGATCTCGGCGTGCCGGCGCATGGCGCACCCGGGGCGGCCGATCCGAGCGCGGCGTGGCGCATCTTCGCCGAACGCCAGCATCTGTTCCGCGGCACGCCGTCGCGCATCTGGCTCGATCATGTCTTCGCCGAGGTGTTCGGCTTCGACGTGTCGCTGGCGGCCGACACCGCCGATCTCTATTTCGATCGCATCGGCGAGTTGCTGGCGACCCCGGCCTTCCGCCCGCGCGCGCTGTACGAGCGCTTCAACATCGAGCTGATCGCCACCACCGAAGGCGCGCACGACACGCTGGAGCATCATGCGGCGATCGTGGCGTCGGGCTGGAAGGGCCGCGTCGTCACCGCCTATCGCCCCGATGCGGTGATCGATCCCGAGCATGAGGAGTTCCGTGCCGCCCTCGCCCGCTTCGCCGAGCTGACCGGCGCGGATATCGGATCGTGGCAGGGCTATCTCGCGGCGCACCGGAGCCGGCGGCAGGATTTCATCGCGGCGGGCGCGACCTCGACCGATCATGGCCACCCCACCGCCGCGACCGCCAACCTGTCGACCAGCGAGGCCGAGGCCCTGTTCGCCAAGGTGATGCATGGCGACTGGACCCCGGCCGATGCCGAGCTGTTCCGCGCGCAGATGCTGACCGAGATGGCGCGGATGAGCCTCGACGACGGGCTGGTAATGCAGATCCATCCGGGCGCCGTGCGCAACCACAATCGCGGGCTGCACGCCGCCTTCGGCCGCGACAAGGGCGCCGACATTCCGATGCGCACCGACTACGTCCACGCGCTGAAGCCGCTGCTCGACGCGTTCGGCAACGAGGCCGGCCTGTCGATCATCCTCTTCACGCTGGACGAAACCGTCTATGCGCGCGAGCTGGCGCCGCTGGCGGGCCATTATCCGTGCCTCAAGCTCGGCCCGGCCTGGTGGTTCCACGACAGCCCCGAAGGCATGCGCCGCTTCCGCGAGATGACCACCGAGACGGCGGGCTTCTACAATACGGTCGGCTTCAATGACGATACGCGCGCCTTCCTGTCGATCCCGGCACGGCACGACGTCGCGCGCCGCGTCGATTCGGGGTTCCTCGCGCGGTTGGTGGCGGAAGGCCGGATGGCCGAGGGGGAAGCGGCCGAACTGATCGTCGACCTCACCTACAATCTGGTGCGCAAGGCCTATCGCCTCGACGAACCGGCGACCGGCACCGGCCCGACGCCGGCATTGCGCAAGGTGGCGTGA
- a CDS encoding acyltransferase family protein yields the protein MIDAGIFLAVVAASFAVATILARALKLLGLSLPDESRRIGCIDGLRGYLALGVCAYHFARWLQFMNNGGQWVPLPGSLLNSLGPGAVALFFMVTGCVFYPQILRGARVRWVPLYIGRLFRIYPLVLVSIALIALIIVARTAATGTVTFAAAPFVRWLTFWDQPPLLGYDGAPLLNAKVLWSLWYELLFYTLVLPACILARQALADRGPTWVIPAGLLVGSLVLRHSPWTVPLVTYLPLFAIGMLAFELRERRWARSLAASPACTVVALISLLLAMLQAVPYAPISMILYGLFFVAIACGNDLWGTLRTSGAIALGECSFGIYLLHGIVLDVAFVDVGVAAILPVGARLIALPILIVITVLVATCAYALIERPGIRAGRKLAALLSDNRMRPRDQAIEVAP from the coding sequence ATGATCGATGCCGGGATATTCCTTGCGGTAGTTGCGGCATCGTTCGCGGTAGCGACCATTCTCGCGCGAGCACTCAAGCTGCTGGGCCTGTCCCTGCCAGACGAGAGCCGGCGTATCGGGTGCATCGATGGACTTCGTGGTTACTTGGCCTTGGGCGTGTGCGCATATCATTTTGCACGCTGGCTCCAGTTCATGAACAATGGCGGCCAATGGGTGCCTTTGCCAGGCAGCCTGCTGAATAGTCTGGGCCCCGGCGCGGTTGCGCTATTCTTCATGGTCACCGGATGCGTGTTCTACCCGCAAATTCTGCGTGGCGCGCGCGTTCGGTGGGTGCCGCTGTACATTGGCCGGCTGTTCAGGATCTATCCGCTCGTCCTCGTATCGATCGCGTTGATCGCTCTCATCATCGTCGCGCGAACGGCGGCCACCGGAACCGTCACGTTCGCGGCCGCGCCCTTCGTCAGGTGGCTGACATTCTGGGATCAGCCCCCGCTGCTGGGATATGACGGCGCTCCGCTCCTGAATGCCAAGGTCCTGTGGTCGCTCTGGTATGAGCTGCTGTTCTACACGCTGGTATTGCCCGCCTGCATATTGGCGCGACAGGCGCTTGCCGACCGGGGGCCAACCTGGGTGATTCCGGCCGGGTTGCTGGTCGGGTCGCTCGTGCTGCGCCACAGCCCGTGGACGGTTCCGCTCGTCACCTACCTTCCGCTCTTCGCGATCGGCATGCTCGCGTTCGAACTGAGGGAACGCCGATGGGCGCGAAGCCTGGCCGCGTCGCCGGCCTGTACGGTCGTGGCGCTGATATCGCTGTTGCTGGCGATGTTGCAGGCCGTGCCATATGCGCCGATCTCGATGATCCTGTACGGCCTCTTCTTCGTCGCGATCGCCTGCGGCAACGATCTCTGGGGCACCTTGAGGACATCGGGCGCAATCGCGCTCGGCGAATGCTCGTTCGGCATCTACCTTCTTCACGGCATCGTTCTGGACGTGGCGTTTGTCGACGTCGGCGTCGCTGCAATCCTGCCTGTCGGAGCGCGCCTGATCGCCCTGCCGATCCTGATCGTGATAACCGTACTGGTCGCGACGTGCGCCTATGCGCTGATCGAGCGACCCGGCATTCGGGCCGGGCGTAAGCTTGCCGCGCTGCTGAGCGACAATCGCATGCGTCCCCGCGATCAGGCGATCGAGGTGGCTCCCTAG
- the pnuC gene encoding nicotinamide riboside transporter PnuC, with protein sequence MTILETIATLCGLANIVLLVRRSIWNYPFGLATVALYAQLFFRQKLYSDALLQIFFFAIQMYGWWAWWRAGGADHAIKVARLTPAARLAWVAMIVVLSMGWGTMMARLTDASYPVWDAIVAVASIAAQILLARRRIENWVLWILIDVAAIGLYAAKGLYLTTGLYAAFLVLSVGGLLAWRRAERA encoded by the coding sequence GTGACCATCCTCGAAACGATCGCCACCCTGTGCGGGCTCGCCAACATCGTCCTGCTCGTCCGGCGCAGCATCTGGAACTATCCGTTCGGGCTGGCGACGGTCGCGCTCTACGCGCAGCTCTTCTTCCGGCAAAAGCTGTATAGCGACGCGCTTCTGCAGATTTTCTTCTTTGCCATACAGATGTATGGATGGTGGGCATGGTGGCGCGCGGGGGGTGCGGACCATGCGATCAAGGTCGCCCGCCTGACGCCTGCCGCGCGTCTGGCGTGGGTGGCGATGATCGTGGTGTTGAGTATGGGTTGGGGGACCATGATGGCACGATTGACCGATGCGTCCTATCCGGTGTGGGACGCGATCGTCGCGGTGGCGAGCATCGCCGCGCAGATCCTGCTCGCACGGCGACGGATCGAGAATTGGGTGCTGTGGATCCTGATCGACGTCGCTGCGATCGGACTCTACGCGGCCAAGGGGCTCTACCTCACCACCGGGCTGTATGCCGCCTTCCTCGTCCTGTCGGTGGGGGGCTTGCTGGCGTGGCGTCGCGCGGAGCGCGCATGA
- a CDS encoding AAA family ATPase, which yields MNNGFLLGRFMPPHTGHLLLVETARRLCDHLTILVCHAPDDPIPAELRIGWVRELFPFARVVDHATAMPQGGGGAWEDWRRIVAEVHPEPVHQLFGSEVYGSLLAAELGARFVVIDPERTAVPVSARAIRADPFAHWRHIPPPVRPHYARTICLHGPESTGKSTLAMQLSRHYDTLHVPEYGRTYCEQYGLTLSMRDLLAIARTHCAMAGAALQQCNRRLILDTDPLMTAAWADMLFERRDPWFDAFEEVADLYLLLDIDIPWVNDGTRFFGEEARRRHFFDLSRNELERRGLNYVVIGGSAQQRFARAIEAIAAAGL from the coding sequence ATGAACAACGGTTTCCTGCTCGGCCGCTTCATGCCGCCGCATACCGGCCACCTGCTGCTGGTGGAGACCGCGCGGCGGCTGTGCGACCATCTCACGATCCTCGTCTGCCACGCGCCCGATGATCCGATCCCGGCCGAACTGCGGATCGGCTGGGTCCGCGAGCTGTTCCCGTTCGCGCGCGTGGTCGATCATGCGACCGCCATGCCGCAGGGCGGTGGCGGTGCCTGGGAGGATTGGCGCCGGATCGTGGCGGAGGTCCACCCCGAGCCGGTCCATCAACTGTTCGGATCGGAAGTCTATGGCAGCTTGCTTGCCGCCGAACTCGGCGCGCGGTTCGTCGTGATCGATCCCGAGCGGACGGCGGTTCCGGTCTCGGCGCGCGCGATCCGCGCCGATCCGTTTGCCCACTGGCGCCACATCCCGCCGCCGGTCCGGCCGCATTATGCGCGCACCATCTGCCTGCACGGGCCGGAGAGCACCGGCAAGTCGACGCTCGCGATGCAGCTTTCGCGCCATTACGACACGCTGCACGTGCCCGAATACGGCCGCACCTATTGCGAGCAATATGGCCTGACGCTGTCGATGCGCGACCTGCTCGCGATCGCGCGGACGCATTGCGCGATGGCGGGGGCGGCGCTGCAGCAGTGCAACCGACGGCTGATCCTCGATACCGATCCGCTGATGACCGCGGCGTGGGCCGATATGCTGTTCGAGCGGCGCGACCCGTGGTTCGATGCCTTCGAAGAGGTCGCCGACCTCTATCTGCTGCTCGATATCGACATCCCCTGGGTCAATGACGGCACGCGCTTCTTTGGCGAGGAGGCGCGGCGGCGCCATTTCTTCGACCTCTCGCGCAACGAGCTCGAGCGACGCGGGCTGAACTATGTCGTGATCGGCGGCAGTGCGCAGCAGCGGTTTGCGCGCGCGATCGAGGCGATCGCCGCGGCGGGGCTGTAA
- a CDS encoding type III secretion system chaperone family protein gives MIADEFESERGDEAPVDTLESYFEAHGWSHERVGEDEIVATVPGSWTQYELRGVWREEDRVLQFLAMPDIRVAADKRAAIYETLGLVNEQLWLGHFELWSSNGMLLFRHAALLDGSGDAPLTTEQAGTLIEAAIDECERFYPVFQFVLWGGKTPTEAIAAAMIETHGEA, from the coding sequence ATGATCGCCGACGAATTTGAAAGCGAGCGCGGCGACGAGGCGCCGGTCGACACGCTGGAATCCTATTTCGAGGCGCATGGCTGGAGCCACGAGCGCGTCGGCGAGGACGAAATCGTCGCCACCGTGCCGGGAAGCTGGACGCAGTACGAGCTGCGCGGCGTGTGGCGCGAGGAAGATCGCGTGCTGCAATTCCTGGCGATGCCCGACATCCGCGTCGCCGCCGACAAGCGTGCCGCCATCTACGAGACGCTGGGGCTGGTGAACGAGCAGCTGTGGCTCGGCCATTTCGAATTGTGGTCGTCGAACGGCATGTTGCTGTTCCGGCATGCCGCCTTGCTGGATGGCTCCGGCGATGCGCCGCTGACGACCGAGCAGGCGGGCACGTTGATCGAGGCGGCGATCGACGAGTGCGAACGCTTCTATCCCGTGTTCCAGTTCGTATTGTGGGGCGGCAAGACGCCGACCGAGGCGATCGCCGCGGCGATGATCGAGACGCACGGCGAGGCATGA